From the genome of Epinephelus moara isolate mb chromosome 10, YSFRI_EMoa_1.0, whole genome shotgun sequence, one region includes:
- the trappc8 gene encoding trafficking protein particle complex subunit 8 isoform X3, translating into MAQCVQSVQEFVQDSFVPMVAVLCSEEAERVTRKNNLNFAELLRPFCRLTSEGHIRDPNNQVQVVKNLRICVNNVVTSPNTASAAFSPAQRRLLNEVVLSCQPQEGAANNVITAGDYDLNFSATTPWFETYRENFLQSMPASDHEFLNHYLACLLVVSSTEAVPVEQFLKLSQEQHRIQHSGEYTNPKWFIPNTLKYYVLLHDMSEGGEQRADSVYEDMKQRYGHQGCYLLKMNSRTISAEEDEQIPDPWSQYLHRNNLQSQETLDDVAAAVNSAAVENNISAAEVDCQHSTEKEGASNSLDSHPLQLDTASSSGSLHALSAVNADLKKGARDSESQAGGAGSHGACLTLNDHDHIRQFIQEFTFRGLLPHIEKNIRQLNDQLVSRKGLSRSLFTATKKWFGGGKVPEKSISEPKSTFGLLYPPEAPELQIRKMADLCFLVQHYELAYSCYHTAKKDFLSDQAMLYAAGALEMAAVSAFLQAGAPRPYPAHYMDTAIQTYRDVCKNMVLAERCALLSAEILKSQAKYSEAATLLIKMTSEDSDLRSALLLEQAAHCFINMRNPMVRKFAFHMILAGHRFSKAGQRRHALRCYCQAMQVYKERGWSLAEDHINFTIGRQSFTLRQPENAVTAFRQILTNDSRQTATQQGAFLREYLYVYKSVVGGNEDSLPQLPLPCIHSSATRVYFGHERRLAEGEKQAATHVSLDQEYDQDLAAMWCQLEEQLVAAANRGTVPANFQPTQSCLNSQTDNLRHPLAVAEEPIIVEVTFRNPLKVPLALTSLSLLWRFTADGASQSKEKTTEEKAGQVITNEETPAQEKAQKDDIVTTEIIPEFLMGLEETKTARLRLLPHRTGQLNIVGVVYNLAAASSGEMAPSTEGQQTLDFMEVRGKQDLKIRGPRLNQTKEDKMVIRHGLDRRLDPIITPPMPLMEVFFLQFPTALLCGEIRKAYVEFCNVSGVALCGLRVASTHPHFFTFGSQTTTPLTPLSPTSAENCSAYKTLATPRQPGSVATEMLVSAEDFSQPSGVIEIPINGSTLQPGESTQLPLWLRGPDQEGVHEINFLFYYESTEKGLKISHRVLRHTVFICASRSLSVQASACRSSVPPHHSMDDKGSGGTLVFIDVENINTSEAGVREFHIVQVSSSSQHWRLHKCINPAKDKDCKLTSRERAKLCFRATRCKPPQATLAAVEKFTFADLNLGNERIISSSTPCGDFFFRGCRTSEYQRGDGASSRTSSSNKSQGSVPTEDRASDITDIVKKCNELDLNIIVIWKAYVVEDNKQLILEGQLHVALQTIGKEASSLTPKEESQEMVLLKFKSELPTPVALPSAELSQLIKTNLHYPETYTHPFVQNSLCVVPVTLTLSNCSLAQVDVVIDLRHKSSSTESLEVHSSFTWVGQSQYKLQLKPQEVLCLTLRACFLQAGVYNLNTPRVFAKPAEQGVMCETSQQTASPALIIINNA; encoded by the exons CTACCACGCCCTGGTTTGAAACCTACAGGGAGAACTTCCTGCAGTCCATGCCTGCTTCCGACCACGAGTTTCTCAATCACTACCTCGCCT GCCTGCTGGTGGTGTCCTCCACTGAGGCAGTCCCTGTGGAGCAGTTCCTCAAGCTTTCTCAGGAACAGCACAGGATTCAGCACAGCGGAGAATACACTAACCCCAAGTGGTTTATCCCCAACACACTCAAGTACTACGTCTTACTGCACGACATGAGCGAGGGGGGTGAACAGAG GGCAGATTCGGTGTATGAGGATATGAAACAGAGGTATGGTCATCAGGGCTGCTATCTGTTAAAAATGAACTCTCGCACCATCTCAGCCGAAGAAGACGAACAGATTCCAGATCCCTGGAGTCAATACCTGCACAGGAATAATCTGCAGAGCCAG GAAACGCTTGATGACGTAGCTGCAGCAGTGAACAGTGCTGCTGTTGAGAACAACATTAGTGCAGCTGAAGTGGACTGCCAACACTCAACAGAGAAAG AAGGAGCATCCAACAGCCTGGACAGCCATCCTCTCCAGCTGGACACAGCGAGCAGCTCGGGGAGCCTGCACGCCCTCAGCGCTGTTAACGCCGACCTGAAGAAAGGTGCGAGAGATTCGGAGAGCCAGGCGGGGGGAGCAGGGAGCCACGGGGCGTGTCTGACCCTGAATGACCATGACCACATCAGACAATTCATTCAAGAGTTCACCTTCAGAGGCCTGCTGCCACACATAGAGAAGAACATCAGACAGCTCAACGACCAG ctgGTCTCCAGAAAAGGTCTGAGTCGGTCTCTGTTCACTGCAACCAAGAAGTGGTTTGGTGGAGGGAAAGTTCCCGAGAAGAGCATCAGTGAACCAAAGAGCACATTTGGCCTTCT ATATCCCCCAGAAGCCCCGGAGCTGCAGATCAGGAAGATGGCTGACCTGTGCTTCCTGGTTCAGCACTATGAGCTGGCCTACAGCTGTTACCACACTGCCAAGAAGGACTTCCTGTCGGACCAGGCCATGCTATATGCTGCAGGAGCACTG GAAATGGCTGCAGTGTCAGCCTTCCTGCAGGCTGGAGCTCCCAGACCATATCCAGCACACTACATGGACACTGCAATACAGACGTACAGAGATGTCTGCAA GAACATGGTGCTGGCTGAGCGCTGTGCATTACTCAGTGCTGAGATACTCAAGAGTCAGGCCAAATACTCAGAGGCGGCAACTCTCCTCATTAAGATGACCAGTGAG gACTCTGACCTTCGCAGTGCTCTGCTGTTAGAACAGGCTGCCCATTGCTTCATTAATATGCGTAACCCTATGGTGCGCAAGTTTGCCTTCCACATGATCCTGGCTGGTCATCGTTTCAGCAAAGCAGGACAG AGGAGGCATGCACTGCGTTGTTACTGCCAAGCCATGCAGGTGTACAAGGAGAGGGGGTGGTCTTTGGCAGAAGACCATATCAACTTCACAATTGGTCGTCAGTCTTTCACACTTCGACAACCTGAAAACGCTGTAACAGCTTTCAGACAGATCCTGACCAATGACAGCAGGCAGACGGCCACACAGCAGGGCGCCTTTCTCAGAGAATATCTCTATGTTTATAAG agtGTGGTAGGGGGAAATGAAGACAGCCTCCCCCAGCTGCCTCTGCCCTGCATCCACAGCTCAGCCACGAGGGTCTACTTTGGACATGAACGCCGCCTTGCAGaag GGGAAAAGCAGGCAGCCACTCATGTGTCCCTGGACCAGGAGTATGACCAGGATTTGGCAGCCATGTGGTGCCAACTGGAGGAACAGCTTGTGGCTGCTGCCAACAGAGGGACGGTCCCAGCAAACTTCCAGCCCACCCAGAGCTGTTTGAACAGCCAGACAGACAACCTGCGCCATCCACTGGCTGTGGCAGAGG aGCCAATCATAGTGGAGGTGACATTCAGGAACCCTCTGAAGGTTCCTCTGGCTCTGACCAGCCTCTCACTCCTCTGGAGGTTCACTGCTGATGGTGCGTCTCAATCGAAGGAGAAGACGACTGAAGAGAAGGCAGGACAGGTCATCACCAATGAGGAGACTCCGGCTCAAGAG AAGGCACAGAAAGATGATATCGTCACCACTGAGATCATCCCGGAGTTTCTTATGGGTTTAGAGGAGACAAAAACG gcTCGACTCCGCCTGCTGCCACACAGAACAGGCCAGCTGAACATCGTGGGTGTGGTGTACAACCTGGCTGCAGCCTCCTCTGGAGAGATGGCTCCCAGCACTGAAG GCCAGCAGACGTTGGATTTCATGGAGGTTCGCGGCAAACAGGACCTGAAGATCCGGGGGCCACGACTCAACCAGACAAAAGAGGACAAGATGGTGATTCGACATGGTCTGGATCGACGTCTGGATCCCATCATAACACCACCCATGCCGCTAATGGAG gtctTCTTCCTGCAGTTTCCCACCGCTCTGCTATGCGGAGAGATCAGGAAAGCCTACGTTGAGTTCTGTAACGTCAGTGGTGTTGCTTTGTGTGGGCTTCGAGTGGCGtccacacacccacacttcTTCACCTTCGGCAGCCAGACCACCACTCCCCTCACGCCGCTCAGCCCGACCTCGGCTGAAAATTGCTCGGCCTATAAAACCTTGGCCACACCCCGGCAGCCAGGCTCAGTGGCAACTGAGATGTTGGTGTCAGCGGAGGATTTCAGCCAGCCGTCCGGTGTGATAGAGATCCCGATAAATGGCAGCACGTTGCAACCCGGGGAGTCCACTCAGCTGCCTCTCTGGCTCAGAGGACCAGACCAGGAGGGAGTCCATGAAATCAACTTCCTGTTCTACTATGAGAGCACAGAGAAAGGACTCAAAATCAG TCACCGGGTGTTGCGTCACACAGTGTTTATCTGTGCCAGTCGCTCCCTGAGTGTGCAGGCATCAGCCTGCCGCAGCAGTGTTCCTCCTCATCACAGTATGGATGACAAAGGCAGCGGCGGCACGCTGGTCTTTATTGACGTGGAGAACATTAATACG AGTGAAGCTGGCGTGCGTGAGTTCCACATCGTCCAGGTGTCCAGCAGCAGTCAACACTGGCGCCTCCACAAGTGTATCAACCCAGCCAAGGATAAAG ACTGTAAACTCACCAGCAGAGAAAGAGCCAAGCTGTGTTTCAGGGCCACACGATGCAAGCCCCCCCAAG CTACCTTGGCTGCTGTAGAGAAATTCACCTTTGCAGACCTGAATCTGGGAAATGAAAGG ATCATCAGTTCCTCCACCCCTTGTGGAGATTTCTTCTTCCGTGGCTGTCGGACCTCAGAGTATCAGCGAGGGGATGGGGCCTCGTCCAGGACATCATCCAGCAACAAGAGTCAGGGCTCTGTCCCCACTGAGGACAGAGcctctgacatcactgacatCGTCAAGAAGTGTAATGAGCTGGACCTCAACATAATCGTCATCTGGAAG GCCTATGTGGTGGAGGACAACAAACAGCTGATCCTAGAGGGCCAGCTCCATGTGGCGCTGCAGACCATCGGCAAAGAGGCCAGTTCTCTGACTCCCAAAGAg GAATCTCAGGAGATGGTGCTGCTCAAGTTTAAATCAGAACTACCTACTCCAGTCGCCCTGCCCTCCGCAGAGCTGTCGCAACTCATCAAAACCAACCTGCACTACCCCGAGACCTACACACATCCCTTTGTCCAGAATAg tctcTGTGTGGTGCCGGTCACTCTGACTCTGTCCAACTGCTCTTTGGCTCAAGTGGATGTCGTCATTGACCTAAGACACAAAAGCAGCAG CACGGAGTCTCTGGAGGTCCACAGCTCGTTCACCTGGGTGGGTCAGAGCCAGTACAAGCTGCAGCTGAAGCCTCAGGAGGTGCTGTGCCTGACTCTGCGAGCCTGTTTCCTCCAGGCGGGAGTCTACAACCTAAACACGCCGCGAGTTTTTGCCAAGCCGGCCGAGCAGGGCGTCATGTGTGAGACGAGTCAGCAGACAGCTAGTCCTGCTCTCATTATCATCAACAACGCCTGA